The sequence below is a genomic window from Humulus lupulus chromosome 3, drHumLupu1.1, whole genome shotgun sequence.
gataaaaaaaaccaaaaaagctAACAAAAAAATTTCTAGAAAAACAATATTAATGAAAATTAAATAATGGacgatatttttgtaattaagttATAAAAAAATGGTGTAAAGTGTAAATTCTCCATTAATAATTTGTCAAGTTAGATTTAAGCCCATTATCAAGTTTAACCTTACTATAATAAGAACTATGTTATTTTAAGGGTAAATACAATTTTGAaccctgtgttttgcaaaagttatcGATCAaaccctgtgttttgttaaataacaatttggACCCTACATTttgcaaaataaaacaaaagagtaCCTTGGACTAGATTTTGGTCAAAcatttttaaatatgaccaaaataccctcatattttattaatttttgaattaaataaataatgaaatatatattttaaaataaaaaataaattaaattgtttttaaataaaaaattattttaaatcagaaaaattaacataaatagttttctaaaaattaacaaaaataataagaattaattaaaaaaacattaaaCATAATGTTGGTTTACAGGGGAGGGGGGAAATCttcctctctctttttctcttccATGTTCCCTTTCAATTTTAGACCTCTACTGTTGGTTCCCAGCCCTAGCACCCAACCACCAGTCCCGACCCTAGCCCAAACCCCGTGCAGTCCCAGCACACCATTCGTTGTTGCAGAAATAAAACGATGGCATCTTCGGCAACCTCATCACCTACTTCAGGCACGATGGTCGATGAAGAGTCAATGAAGACCCACGAATCTCCTCCCTCGACCTCTCTCACATACCCAATGAAAACGCCATTGGAGATTAGAAAACCCAGATCTGGTAAATACTAGTCGAAGTTTGCACCCCCCAACCTTAAGCCTTGCATCAGTCGATTGTGGAGGAGTTTCGCGATGGAAGAGAAGAAGGAGAGGAAGGGGAAGAAAAAagataataaaaatttataatttatttttatttagttttaattctaaaaatattaatatatttttaattattaaataataaaacttaagggcattttgatcATATTAAAAAACGGTTTGACCAAGATTGAGCCCATAGTACTATTTtgtttcattttgcaaaacatagggttcgaattgtcatttaacaaaatacaaaattcaatCGATAACTTTTGTAAAACTAGGTGTCCAAATTAATATTTACCCATCTAAATAAGGTTGTAAATAAAAggataaaatgtatttttattgaaattaaactGTAGAAATTGAATAtccttaaaaaaaatacaattacaaatgGAATATAATAAGTATTATATTCAGCAAAATACTCATTTTTAAAAAGCTACtatattagttaattaaaaaaaattggcatGGAAGCTCACAAATGGAACTATAATTAATAAGTATGCTCCATAACACACAATTTACTAAATATATACCAcataaatataaaaatgcacccttttaaactaaaataattattatagAATTTATAAAGTTTTTTAAGCTTACTTGGTACACCCATTTCTAATAgaattaaaaatctatttttccCTTAAAAAGAAAAACTCTACTTttcttttaaattaatttttataattccTAAAAATTATATAACAAAGCAaccataaaataaattattagaaaaattatttaacgtaaaattatatttattgtatattttaattattttttcataaatttatatttaatattgtATTAAATCTtcatattttgtttaattatttattttattaaatcatacAATTAGTAAATTGTGTATTATGGGCATATAAACTATAGTGTTCTTTCAcaaattaataattgaataatattaatattttaatttattaaaattattaatttaattaaatataatttagagAGTATATACTATTTGACTTATTTGCACGAATAGTTTCCAAATTATACGTGTCTTGGTAAGTTGGTCTCCATAATTCATATTTTGGCAAATCGGTCTCCAAAATTACTGTTATGATGCATATACATGCATAGAACTTACATCGTTAAAGAaaaacttacaaaaaaaaaaaattaatgcaaTCTGGTCAATACTTTGCATTTATTGGTAAATTGATTCccattatattatttttatatattttttgggttaaaaatttatttgaaaatgATTGCAacgaataaaaaatatatataaataaagaaaaaattgaataagaatgaaaaaaatttaaataatgtaaataaatgtttaaattaacaaaaaaaaaaaattatttcaaggTTAAAACATTAAAAAGCTAGAATAAAAATTATGTAAAGAAGTAAAAAATGtatgaaaaaaattgaataaGAATTAAAGaactaataaaattaaaattaacaaaacccaattaataaattctaaaaaaaataaaatgaaatccaaaacaaaaataatatattttcccaaaataaaaaaacaaaaataatatatagtttttatttatttaaatttaaggaTATTAGCGACATAAATATCATAATTCATGCTTTTATTACACTTAAAtactaacttatttttttaacGACataaatatataacatttattttTTGTTGCAATTGTTATTTTTTCCTGCTAAGTGAcaaataataaattttttaaatatagaTATTGACGTTATAAATACCGAAGTTTATATTGtgctataaaaattaaaaattaagtatttaagtgTAACAGAAGTATAAACTTAAATATTTATGCCAAACTTtgttaattgattttatataaagaaaaataaatatattagggAATTTTAagagaatattttttttatttaggtaGGTAATATATTAGGTAATTTTTGCAAAACACTtgttacaaatattatttatccTATTTAGATTGAATATTATCATAGAAATTGGCAGGAAGAATTTTCGGTGAGCAATCGAAAACAGATATTGCAATGATAATAAGTacatataaataaatgattagtAGTTATTAAAAAAATGGAAAGTAAGCAGACTTAACAAGAGCAGCTTTATTAGAACCAAATATAATTCCGAGTGTATACAGACTACATCATGTAAACTCAACAAAATTCCATAGCTCTAGTCTacagtagatttttttttttttaagacatTATCTCAAAAGGATTCACATCTTGTGGAAAAAGGAATCAGTTTTAGAAATCAAATCTCGAAAAGAAAAAAGTTAAGTAAAGAAGTTgggagaaacaacaataatatgttgcaaaaaatgtgaaaaatgaaaaattaaatccaGCTGAACCCGGGTCTTCTTGCCATTCAAATTTAATGCATCCATCACGTGACTCCTTGAATATCAAATCTCGATGGTCCAACAGTGTTGCTAAAGCCTCTGATTGACATCTCAGGTACAGAACCATTTTGCCCCATTACTTGATGATCTAGAAACATGACCACCACAGATATATCATCGTGAATTTGCCGCCGATCACCCTTTGGGCGCTGCTTAAGATCATCGTAACCAATCCGCATTTTCCTTGCTGCCTCCATTAAAGCAGCTCTCAGAAGTCGTTTCGCTATACCCTGGCGTTTTGAGGAAAGAACAAAGGGCAAGAGAATTAAAAACATTGAAGATCAAACAGGAAACACAATGAGAAATAGTGACATAATGAACATACTGCTCGGGGGTTATTATGCACAATTGCAGCAGCTTCTTGATTGCTCAAGTGTTCCCAAAGTCCGTCCGATGCAAAGATCAAAAACTTGTCATTTTTATGCAGAACTCTAGTGTACAATGATGGTTCTGCTGTTAGTACAGGACGACGGAGTGGTTCAGGAAGGTGGAATCTCGGAAATGAAGGATCGAGAGAAAACTCCGTCTTCTTCAAGTATGCATCGCCAATGGATCTAGATACCTAATAGCATATCAAGGTGAAAAAACAAGGATTAAGTGTCAATGTACACACATTCATAACTATTGTCAAAGTCAATACGAGTATGAAATTGTTACCACACAAAAACATTCTGGCAAAAGTAAAGGAAAAATGGTTGCATTCAATTCAATGTTCTCGAAACCCAAAACAAGAGTAAAAAATCAAGAAAGTCATGGGACAATAACAAGTTGACGAAAAAAACACTAGGAGATAAGTATAAAAAAAAACCTGAATAATGCCTTTGATTCGCCAAACTCCATTTTTCTTAACCAAGATATGGGAATCATCAGAATGCAAAGACAGGAGTTCATTTCTAACATCCTCACTGCTTGCATTGTGATCTGCAGTCAACTGCTCAGCAACTATGTTATTTGATCTACCTAAAGAACCAAGCACAGCTCGTGAGTCCCCTACATTAGCAATGTACAATGTCCCTCTCCAGATAACTCCAACCAGACAACAAGATCCAATTGCCGCAATTGTTGGTTTTATTCCAAATGACCTCCTCACAAGAGTCAGAAACCCATCCTCGGTAGCATTAAAAGCACCTCTCAGAACATCTTCAGAAATGGTGCTTCTTTCTCGAGCAATACCTGTGATACaacaaataaaacacaatataacatccAACAGTTGAGTAAAAATAATCATAGTTATTGACATGAAACGAAACCAAATTCAAGAAAGACACCAAAACTCTAGTAATGTAAACAAAATTATAGGGATCTATTCGGATGAAACAAAAAGATTGTACAGAGAGGAATATAACAATCTTAAACAATGCTGTCACGGTATCAGACAATTGAGGAAAACCTCCAAAACCCATAGACCAACCAAGATCAAAGAATATGAAAGAACATATAATGATAACATAGATTTCATCAATCTCCATGAATAATTCCAATGACACACGCCCCAAGAAATTCACCCCATTATGCAAATATTCATATTCTTTCACAATTCCATTGACATAAACCGGTCTTTGCTGCCTACTTGCACTcatttttatttctaaaatagggaaagaaaaaaaaataagagaaagacAAACCATTGCTTTAACGGAAGCAGCACTGCTTATTTCAGCGCATAACAAGACAACCCCACCTGTGATAAAGGGCGAGTttggaagaaaaaataataaaaaagacaaaaaaaaaaagacttaaaAGGCCGCAAAAATtgcctaaataaataaataaaaatattttctacAAAATTCAATTGTCAAAAACACACCAAAACATATCAAACGAAAAAGAAAGAACGACAAAAACACACACAAAACACAATAACAATTAGACAATCAACAATAATAACTTAACCCACCAAAGAAACGAGAACGATAATGAGAACGTAAAAGAAAACTCACTCGTTAGATGAAGAAAAAGGTGGTCACAGATGAAACGCGCAGCTTCAGGGCCGCCATGGCCATCATAGACACCGACATAAGTAGCGTCCCGGCCAATCTCGACTTGGCTCTGATCTTCAATCACGCTGTTGGCTTGAACCACAGCAAAAGAAAATTCACCGAAGGAGTGCTTATCGAGGTCTCTGCACCATAGGAGCGAGTCATCAATGGAGGAATCCTCTCCATCATCCTTGTTCATACGGGCATACCTCCTGACTGGTTTCCAACACGCGCACGCTAGGTTTCCCAACCTCGACAACATCCCTCATTTCCCTTCAACACTATACCCTTTTGTATTGTTCTTCTCTTCAATCTTTTTCGGTACTCCAAAACCCAGAAACAATCTTTCGATTAAGCAAGAACAAAAACAACAGTAATAAACAGATTAAAGAAAGGCCTAAAGGGTTCAAGATTTGTCGAAAATGAAAGTAACCCAGAAGCCTAAAATGGGTTATGAAGGAGTAGAGACGCTGAAAACAAGTGATCGATCGAAAGTAGATAATGAGAgagtgggagagagagaaagagtgaagaAAACGAATGGATTCAAGAAACAGAGAGATTTTAGGAAATGGGgaaattgagaagggagagagagGAAATGTTTGTGGAGATCTGTTAGGAAAATGGACAGTGTGGGTTTGTACGTATGAGGGAGAGTAGAGAGAGGAAGGAGAGGGAGAGCGAGAGAGGTTTCTTTCTTGCAGAGGGAAGGAGGGACTAGTTGATGGAAGGGAAAGGTTGACGAAAGCGTGTGATCATCACTTGCTTTGAAAAGTGAAATTACTAAAAAAAACCttatttagttatttaattaCAGTTAAGCCATTGATTTTCAGATGAAACAATTGAAACCGGCTCCGATGTGGGACCCCTTTTCTCTAATTGTTCCTTTTAATGGGTCCCATATAGCTCTTCCCCCGACAACCAAAAATAAtagttaaatttatttttatttttcaattatatatatttttgggaaACAATTTTTATAGATAAGAATATACTTctttttttgtgataataataataattaaaaaaaattacacttGCTTAACACTAAAATCTTTATTATGGTGCaatccattttttttctcttataaaagaaaaagtaaattgTGCATGAAAtagttaatatttttaaaatatcatacttttatatttatttttttggacAGGAAATCTATTCAATgtctttaaaatattatatttttacactcaaatttttttttacggtaaatatacttaatatttataaaatgttacatttttataccaatttatttttattattttgataagtaataagaaagttaatgaaaaatataagtttttaattatttttttaaaattttaaattattttctcttttttattattcctcaaaaaaattattttaaattataaattaataaatattttattaaaattaatataaaaataatttaaaatatttttccatcaatttaaaatataaattgtaaaaaaaatgaaggaaaaatataaattttaattattttgattaattttaaaatcttaaatgattttttattgttttgagaaagaataagaaaataaaaataatttaaaatataattaaaatcttatatatttttttacttttttattatttcttaaaataataaaaaaatatgtataaaaaTATTTAGTATATTTACTATAATAAAATTTtagtataaaaatattaaatatatttatcgcctgaaaagagaaaaaataaaaatacaatattttaaaaatattaactaCTTTAGccgtaatttaaaaaaaaaaataataataataacaatttgcTCCCATCGGAAGACTTCTTACACCCATTTATATTAAGCTCTAGACTCAATTTGACttcctttaattaaataataaattaatattttttatttttaataatatacaAACAGACTTTGATGCAATATCACTCATGACAATGCATGTGCAGGTCTCTTACAAGCAGTGGCCATGTCTTTCTCCAGCAATAAGTTAGAGAACTTATCTCCATTTTGTTTATAAGCATTTCATTGGTTTTATCACAACCGTTGATCAATTTCACGACACGTGTGGTTGCATCACTATGATAAACTACTAGCCTACTAGacagaaaggaaaagaaagggagaagaGTAGTAAGAGATCACACACACAAGTAGCATGTGAAAATTTAGCTTTTGATATCAGAACTCACATTGTTCACTATTGAGTTTACCTGCTTCTtctaatccaaaaaaaaaaatccaatccATTATAATAAGAGGCAGGCATTCATGGAGTGGCACTGTAAAACGGTTGCAATAATTAAAGCAAATTAGTTTGTTGCCACCGGTGCCTGACTTGATCAGACCGTCCAAACACATCACATCAGACGGTTGAGATTTATGGTTAGGTTTATGGTCAATTGCACTTGTGCAGCTAAATCTTTCTTTGTAATATGCTCACTAATTTAGTGTGTCAAGTTGGATGAGATTTATAATCATCACTAAATTTCGACTTCAAATACATACATATTATATACATTAGATCTCATAGTTAATGATTGAAATGATATAATATATGATAAGTTCTCTCTACAAATATatgtattgttatattatttatataatatgatgtttagattaaataatgtgacaaagtaTTATCGTACattgtaacataatatatataagagTTATATTTTGGATAGTGTATATATACAACTGTGTAACATATtttgagttacaaaatcagttgcaaatttgtaactctaaaatattattcaataatgTGTAGAatgtatgttacacatttaagtttgaatttcataaagtcataagTGATATGAGTgttggagatgtgattttaacttccATAAAGTGTatagaagttacaaaatcaagtgggaatgcatttggaacgttttggaaaagtaTGAAAAATTGGGAAACTGAAATGCATTGTGGTCGCAGCCACTGTTatccctggccgcggcctgggggacaaaaGCAAGAGGTCGCGGCCTGGAGTACTAACAACCTATTCTAATTTCGGTTTTCTCCAaatttgaacgtttccaacactcaagtaactctcaaatctccattttaaattccataaacatccaattaaacatgaGTAACAGCCATgcggttggtggaatttgaaattcaaatggtgtctcaaaactctataaataggagtttattgctcacttgtaagagagataatttctatccactagagcacttagCTAGAAATTCACTGAAGATGCTTGTTTATTCCAAAGAGTTATTTCTAATTTGTGAGAGTTCTATTAGTGCTTGAGATgtgggaaataagcttttggacaaatgttgtaaactttgttcaagttagtgatcaTCAGTGATCTTTACTTTAGTTGTGTGAGTGAGATAACTTTAATtctttattcttgttcttttattatttcttctATTGTTCTTGTCATCTTTCGTCTATTTCCTTTTTATGTCTAGTTGTATATTTTTgctatagagttgtattttcttctACATCTTCTAGTCTATGTGTaacttttgtcatagagttgttgTTTCTATTaatctcttcatcttttttttaCTATATTTACTTGTGTTTTTAcaatagagttgtaacttatttaatcaatcatcttgtcatttgtatctttttgtctagagttgtaacttATTTCTATTGAGGCAATATATTTATATCTAACATTTATAATATGTATACGGTGATAAAACATTTTTATGATGTTGAATCATGCCACCACTGTGCAGTTAGTCTTCTTAtgaataaatatgcatataatatgTTAAGATTGATGAGTGGTCAATTATAATAACTACAATTGGATTTTGTTttctaaaaaagaaaagaaaaatatacaTAAGTAGTTTATCAAGCTCAACGTAtggtgaaaaaaaaaagtgatgaaTCATGCCAATGTGTAAAATATTATTCATAGGGGTGTATTAGAAAATCGTGGTTAATCGTGGTTAATCATGGTACTGCACTGTATTGTACCACATTATCTGAAACTGTAACTTTAAGTGTTGTCCATGTTTTTACCAGAGGACATGTGGCATTCATTAGAGGAGTAATCAAGCTCCCCGAGCGCAAGTGAGGCCACACCTCGAGATCTTTCCTCGAGGCGCAGATGTCTCCAGGCTAGGTTGCGTCCTGTGCCTGCCTCCAAGGCGTAGATGTATCCAAGTAAGATCACACCCCAAGAACCAATTCAGATGGTCCTCGCTTTCTTCAATCGTTGATCCCCCGTGTCTTGGATTCTTGTCCTCGAACCAGGAATAACTGTCAGGTGTCAGCCGTCGTAGTTATTGTAACGCTCTAGATAGTCAacaccattacattgtgtattttagatagtgttggactcgctaatcaagtcatttgaaatTAAGCGTGTAACTAGAAGTAATTaacgagttagggttaaaatttttggtcaaatgaatatttactttcattaaaaagtttaggttcatacatgggatcccaaaattaacaattaaaaatttatttacaactcaaaagggtgAATACAAAACATGCCCGCGTAAGCGGAAAAATTAAGGTTTGACCCTAGTTTCTTTTTGaatcctcggtcgtggcagttgagcaagctgcatatgtacacgctgttggtttttattgatcaaatcagagattatacgcagtggaacaacaatcaaattgttaatctAATCTCATaatatttctagatctacttcttcacatgcatatatatattgaatcaaagacatgaatagaaaaattacctcaggtccctccttgctgctatctttttgtatggaaaaatccttgagatctcacaccaagatcttccaaaatgttctcagcacacaaagaacgagtgtaggctcgctatacaaaataataggcaaaatctatttatcagatgttctcaacacatgagatctgataaagttcgaacctaggttttgtgaagaatagtgacttttgtatgtatcactgttctctttctctgagagagatttcaagatatttttctatccctgaaaagttacgttctgaaaaactgatatcctatatttaatatatccaatatattaaaatcaaatcttagttattttaaacaatttgaaaataactaatcagttatcagatttttgtttaaataataatattttaatcat
It includes:
- the LOC133823445 gene encoding probable protein phosphatase 2C 68 → MLSRLGNLACACWKPVRRYARMNKDDGEDSSIDDSLLWCRDLDKHSFGEFSFAVVQANSVIEDQSQVEIGRDATYVGVYDGHGGPEAARFICDHLFLHLTSIARERSTISEDVLRGAFNATEDGFLTLVRRSFGIKPTIAAIGSCCLVGVIWRGTLYIANVGDSRAVLGSLGRSNNIVAEQLTADHNASSEDVRNELLSLHSDDSHILVKKNGVWRIKGIIQVSRSIGDAYLKKTEFSLDPSFPRFHLPEPLRRPVLTAEPSLYTRVLHKNDKFLIFASDGLWEHLSNQEAAAIVHNNPRAGIAKRLLRAALMEAARKMRIGYDDLKQRPKGDRRQIHDDISVVVMFLDHQVMGQNGSVPEMSIRGFSNTVGPSRFDIQGVT